From the Planctomycetia bacterium genome, one window contains:
- a CDS encoding MoaD/ThiS family protein, with translation MTIRVRLFAVAREAAGADFIDLDLREGASVGELRQAFLTRLPSLGYATKQLLFAVGGEYATDATIVAAGSEVACIPPVSGG, from the coding sequence ATGACCATTCGCGTTCGACTCTTCGCCGTCGCACGGGAAGCGGCAGGGGCAGATTTCATCGATCTCGACTTGCGCGAAGGGGCGAGCGTCGGCGAATTGCGACAGGCCTTCCTTACGCGACTTCCGTCGCTTGGCTACGCCACCAAGCAATTGCTCTTCGCCGTCGGCGGGGAATACGCGACCGATGCGACCATCGTCGCCGCCGGAAGCGAGGTCGCTTGCATTCCGCCGGTCAGCGGCGGTTAG
- a CDS encoding molybdenum cofactor biosynthesis protein MoaE produces the protein MDLSSAPHLTTRPIDPNELLARVSDSAAGAVVLFLGTVREMTAGRRTLRLHYDCYPEMAEKKLVELEAEARERWPLIGTALIHRLGRLELGEASVGVAVSSAHRDVAFEAGRWLIDTLKEVVPIWKQEHWADGSTQWVHPGLEPKLDGAGAAADMRRAAIEEER, from the coding sequence ATGGACTTGTCTTCTGCCCCTCATCTCACGACCCGACCGATCGACCCGAACGAACTGCTCGCTCGCGTCTCCGATAGCGCTGCGGGTGCCGTCGTGCTGTTCCTCGGCACCGTGCGCGAAATGACCGCCGGCCGCCGAACGCTGCGCTTGCATTACGATTGCTATCCGGAGATGGCCGAAAAGAAGCTCGTGGAACTGGAAGCCGAGGCGCGCGAGCGCTGGCCGCTGATCGGCACGGCTCTCATTCACAGGCTTGGCCGGCTCGAACTCGGCGAGGCTTCCGTCGGCGTTGCGGTCAGTTCGGCCCATCGCGATGTCGCGTTCGAGGCGGGTCGTTGGTTGATCGACACGTTGAAAGAAGTCGTGCCGATCTGGAAGCAAGAACATTGGGCCGACGGCTCGACGCAGTGGGTCCATCCCGGGCTGGAGCCGAAGTTAGATGGCGCTGGAGCGGCCGCGGACATGCGTCGCGCGGCTATCGAGGAGGAGCGATGA